In Nymphaea colorata isolate Beijing-Zhang1983 chromosome 10, ASM883128v2, whole genome shotgun sequence, the genomic stretch CAGAAAAGGGCTAATGTCTTTCTATTTCAGGAAACAATTGCCATATTTTAGCTTTGAATATCATTATGGAGATCAATGTTTTCTTGGTAGACAAAATCATGAAGTTATAATTAGAAAGAAATCTATGTGGCAATGAAAATTTTTGCTAGGCATcttaactttttttatatagaacgaCAGCACATAGAAACAGATGGTAACATCAATAAGAAAACTGATGTAAGATTCGTAGTAACAATGGTTAAGTGGCTGATCTATTGATGTGTGACGGAAGGACAGTGgattttcaaatatgaaatgtTTTGTGGTTGGGACTTTGGTTTGTGCATATTGACTCATTGAGCTACAGCAAGTTTTGGCTGAAATTTTCTGTGTTGCATACTGTTAGTTGTTGGATCCACTATCGGGTCCATTTCCTTTTATTTGCTTTACCCTGCCTAGGTGTTACTGGATAGTTAGGATCGGATCGGGTGGAGAAGTCTTGAATGTAATACCCCCATCCCCATAGTCGAGTAATGTATATAATCACAGAGATTAAACCCAACCATAAAACGATACCTGAGTTTTACTGGGGACCTGGGCTTCTGAGTTCTGTTACTGCATGAGCAAGAGAAAAGAGGCCTGTTAATGGCGGCTAACACATATCTAACATTTGCATATGGCCACTTAATAATGCTATATGTAACATGATTCTTCTTGTATACACATTTGATGGGGGTGTATAGATTTATGTTTGCTGATATATGGGATTATTGTGCTGTCCAGAAGggaggttttcttttttatggttATTTTCTTCATAATCCTTGGAAATGTCAGACCTTGCTAAgacaattttctcttttatatttgGAGTTTCCAAGTGATGCTTACTTTTATGATACCATTTTTGTATCTGAATTTCTTCTCTGAGCTTGAAGATGACATTCTGCAAAATACAGCAGAGTAATGCTAgttgtttaaattttttgaatgttttagTACAATTTTTGTGTGGAGATTTCTTGTATGCTCTTGAAGGCATAATCTTCAAAGTATGGCAGCATATATGCTCATACTTTATGTTTGGTTTGTTTCTATGTATGACTAATGTTCATTTCATTGACAGCTGATGCACTCATCTCAACTGGATTGGCTGATTTGGGCTATGTTTATGTGAATATAGGTAATTTTGTAAAACTGCTTTTTGCAGGCAATTTGAAAGGATAAATTTGTTGTCGTCtctgaatttgaaatttgcAGATGATTGCTGGTCTTCTAAATTGCGAAATTTAAAGGTATGTTTAAAGATACTTCCAATCAATTGAAGCTATTTGCAGCTGTTTTGAATTTCACTGTCACATGGTTGAACATGAAAGATTTTGAGTACATGAGTAACATGTATCTGTTTCCTTctgatttcttatattttttgatGGTTACCAATTTGTGTTTGATTTATTGTGAGATTAAAACACTTGTAATGTAATCCATGTTGGTAATTGTTTCAAGGAAATAGTAGATTACCTACACATGTGACTTTTCCATGTCCCATGAGAGTCTGCTTACTAGCCGCTGTCCATGAATTGTTTTCCACATTCTGTGCTGCATTCTCCTTCAGTGATTAGTTTGTTAAGTTTAAAAGAATTAATCAAGGTCCTATACATGCAGTAAGATTCATAGCTTGGTTGCATAGTTTACTTGCTAGAGAATGCtgcatgaatattttattttggtaCCGGCCTTGTGCATATTGTTGATCATAGTATTAATATATCGCAGGGCGAACTGGTACCAAATCGAAGGACATTTCCTTCTGGAATCAAGGCACTGGCTGACTATATACATGAAAGGGGTCTGAAGCTTGGTATCTATTCTGATGCTGGGTAGGTAATCTTTGAGAAGGATACACAAAATCAAAGCTTCTTTTTTATGAAGGTGGCAATAATTTTTGCTGAATATTTTACTACATCATTAAATGATTTGTTGCTATATCAGAGATTCAGAAaacttctcttttccttcttaaGGAGTATTAAGGCCATGCAAAGTTGTTATCTTGAGTTTCTACTGCAGTTTAGGTCCTCAGGGTTTGTTTTGCTATTTGTCTGTGGACTTTTGCGTGTTAGAtgttacattttcttttcagattACTCATTCTACAAGCTTATGTGAATATTCCACCTGCGATTTCATTTTCCCCAGAATCAAGGGTTTGGTTGATCATGTTCATAGAAAGGGTCTCAAGAAACTTGGTATTCCACTCATGCTAGGTAGGTAGCTTTGAGAAGTTTAGTGCAAATCAGAGCTTCTCAGTGATGAAAGGTATTATCTGCTGGATATAAGTATATATAGAATAATTAATTAGTAGTCTCCACCATGAAAAGTATTTAGTCTACACAGGGTTCCTTTTCGAGTTTGTATTCCAACCATAGTAACAAAAAACGCGAAAGAAAaagcaacaaataaattttccgtttaaaacttaaaaaaatgcgtttaaaaaaaaagttaaaatgcaaaatacatgaaaaacactttttttttgtttttttcgttttattcatttttcatctttttttaatgccaaaaagttttttcattttctaatttttattttttgcaaatatacttattttttgatgttcgTGTTATTACCATATTTTTGCCTTcttttcaagctcgccatatATATACCTCAGAAAAACCTTGCCTTTTAAAACCcaagaaagttttttgtgactatgatccAACTATACCTGATTTATTCCAGGTAAGTTCCTCTTCATAAGTATTAGTAGCTGCTTGTAATATTGCAACTTTGTAGTTCTGCCTGGTCGGTTAGTTGAACAACAAAGTTCTTTGGTATGTCAAAACTTCAAATATCCATACATCAAATGATCAAATAATGGAGAAAATTTCTGATAGCCTTTCTTgggtttgttttttgctttgtgTATGATAATTTGCTTCCCTTTCTCACATATTTTATCTGTGTTATATTGAGTacaacatttgttttttttgttgacacCCTACTTTTTTATGTATTCTTTTCTCCCAACAATGTCCTGGAAGTTGGGATATCTGTAGAGCAAACTTGAATCGGATGAAGCCTTCACCATATTCAGTTCATTGGGTGtttacatattcagatttgaatacacATTCATTTGCAAGTTTGTGTTATAGTTGCATCAAATGAGCTACAAAAGATGCTGAAGTCCTAGCAAGCCTGCTAAATGGTTGAAAAGGAACTATATAACTTGGAGGTTGAAACCAAGCTAATTTGCAAGCAACTTTCTGATAATTTTACAAACTGTCATCATGTTTGGTTAGCCTGATATAAGTttgcttgttttcctttttatacaTTTCACCTAAGCGAAgtgaaaaatttacaggatcTTTACATGCCAAGTTCGGCCAGGATCCCTTTTCCATGAAACTGAGGATGCAACTACATTTGCTTTTTGGGTAAGTTAAGTCTGCAGGACTTCTTTGATTAGTTTTGACTTAGTATTAGTTTTTCATCTGTTAGTGATAGAGAAGTTTGTTAATTTATTTTGATAGTTATATCCAACATTATCTCCTCTTATGTCTGATTGCTTTTTTTTTGCTCAGGGCGTTGATTACTTGAAGTATGATAACTGTTACAATTTGGGGATCAAGCCCCAAAAACGGTGTTTAACTTTTATCTCCtttattattctttattttacatgaATATTTCCTCCTCTGCATTTTTCATATCCCTTTCTTTGTATCCCAGTTATCCACCGATGCGAGATGCATTAAATGCTACTGGTCGCACCATTTTCTATTCACTTTGTGAATGGTATCCCTTTagtctctttcatttccttttatcttttttctctttggccATTTGTTGGCAAAAAGTTATCAACAAGTTTCGCAATGATCTACTTTTTTTCACAGGGGTGTTGAGGATCCTGCCCTCTGGGCAGGTGGTGTTGGAAATAGTTGGCGGACAACTGATGATATCACCGATTCTTGGATTAGGTACTGCATGGTTTTGctggtttttttaaataataaaattatatgtttttttaagttcTGAATCTCTAACTTGTGGGTAAATATTGCTGCCTTTTAGTATGACAACAATTGCCGATCTCAATGATAAATGGGCTGCATATGCTGGACCTGGTGGATGGAATGGTAGTTAATGCTACATAAGCAATTAAATTATCTCATTGCAAGTGTCATTAACGACTGAAATCTGAAGGTTGTATTTGGAGATGAAGTTGTCCTAGAATATTGATATAGTTAGTGTTTCATGGATTGCAGATCCAGACATGCTTGAGGTTGGCAATGGAGGGATGACTTACCAAGAGTACCGTTCACATTTTAGTATATGGGCCTTGATGAAGGTCTGTGATGCTTTCTTTCTATCTTTAGTGTCCAGTATATGGATTGAGTTTGTACTATAATTCAAACTAACTTTGGGGTACTTTTGGCTTTAACTAACTCAGTTTACGTTTTCTCTtaataaatatgaaatattttggtaattatgTTATGAACTCTTTATGGTAGCCGAGCCTTTCTCTGATTCATCACCAGGTCCAGCAGAACACTGTTTTCTGTACGTTAGGGGAttcacacgcacacacacatacatacacatctccttgtgttttatttttttaaaaaaaaaaaatgggtgcAGGTGTTGGTGTCAAACTGGCAAATTTTTACAACCTTTTgtgttcttgtttatttttttctcaaaaaaaaaaaaaaaaaaagaaggttatGTAAGAACTATTCAGAGAACTACTTAAAGCTGGAGAACTCCAGAAGCCTAATCCAGAAGCAACCCTGGTCAAATCTCTCCTTGCTAAACCTGTATTCCGGAAACATTCATGTTATCTGATGCATTTTTTGTTAATAGGACGCTACTAGATTCAAAAGTTCTTAGTTATGTTTTTGTCAGATATGTAGATGTCAACTGATGCAGGTTTTTATTGTTGAAGATACATGTATAGAATGACAAAATATGCATTGTTTACAATATCTGCTCAAAATATATTTCCAACATTGCATCCTTCATCCTTCGTTTTCAAAATGATTTATTTAAGCTTGAATACCCCATTTGTGGGAGAAAATGaagatattattattatttttgtcaaTATCTAGTAACACTGAGTTGTCTCAAAATTTTTGTCGCTTGGATTGACATGGTGCAACACAGGGCGAGACAGTGTGAAATGTCAAActggcatctctctctctctctctgtgtgtgtgtgtgtgtgtgtgtgagagagagagagagagagagagagagagaccagttGACCACCTGGATGTTTGGAGGATGATTACAAACAACCAGCCAGTATGATGTCAGATGCAGAATTTATCCAATCTCATTGTTCCAACATTCAACACAAATTGTGCAGATTTATGTTTTAATTTGCATCTCCTCTTGGTTCACGTTTCCGAGTACAATCATTGTtcccatttcctttcttttttcagcCAAAAACAGTTCTATTGAGTGTTTGCACTTCACAGACTATAATGCCAGAAAGATAACATCACAATCCTTGTGCCACAGGCTCCTTTACTAATTGGTTGTGATGTAAGGAATATGACTGCAGAGACATTGGAAATCTTGAGCAATAGGGAGGTTATTGATGTAAACCAAGGTAATTTTATAGCTGCTGCACCGGCAAGTATCGTCAATAAaatttgacatgcattatagACCTTTATTATTGCATTAGTGTCCATGTTCTCCAGTAAACTATGGTTGACCAGCTAGATACTAGATTGGGGCTAAATATGGTAgttaaattgtttttctttagCTGGCTCTCAGGCAAAACACTATCAGCGGACTGCCAATCATCATGGAATCAGCTATCAAACCACCTGTTGATTACAAAATTTGATCCTTCTCTTAAATTTCTTCAGCTTGAGAATCTAGGTTATAGGATTTCCACATGGTTATTAGGCACTTTTGTGTGTAATCCAGTAGGGAGGCATGTAATTCGGAGATCCCTCCTTTTTTTGAGCTATTATTCTAAGGTCGGTGCCCTGATTGCTACATCGATGTACAGGTAGTTCCCAGCATCTGTGATATCATTCTGCTTTTGCTGGTCCAGGATGTGCACTGAAATTTAAAAGGCACTTAGTATTTGGCAGTGGTGGTTATGGACTCTGGTCATATGTAGCAGTCCTCTTAACGGACTCCATTATCTCCCTGGGTCAAATAAAACATGGACCAGGATGTGATTCAAGTCTGATAGGCATAGCAGTCCCCTTAACGGACTCCATTATCTCCAATTTTTAGTATTAATTTTTCAACCTTCGCtcttatttatttgttgttgtATGTATGCAGATTCTCTTGGTGTTCAGGGTAGGAAGGTTTCAACAGCTGGCAGCAGTGGGTGCAGCCAGGTTTTTTTCCGTCCCTGTATCTTAGAAATATAGCCACATGATGTCCTTGGATGGATTAGTACTGGAGAGAAGTTGCAAGTGAAATATTGCATTTATGAATTAAAGCACATACTCTTAAAGTTTTAAGAAAAGTGATTGACGAGAAGAGTATACAATTTCATCGCCCTCAGTTTGTTGAATCAATGAAGCACCTATAATTTATCATATTAGTTTAACAACTTGCCGTAAAGGGGTGTGGTGTAGTGGGGCAGGCCATGACTGCCAGGCAGATGGTCAAAGATTAGTAAACCATATTGCTTACCCTCTGCATCAGCCAAAGCAACTCCTTAACTTGGGGGCTGGGAGAAGGGTCCACATGGTTTCGAGACCTAGCTGAGCGAGAATATCTATTGACCCAGGTTGTGATTtgtgtaaaataaaaaattttatactAATAGAATTTACTGAATCTTGAAATTCTAATGTTAGTACGTGCACATGCCTTGTACAAAGGTTCAGGGAGATATCCGCAACTGTATCTTTTAAGCTAATGACTAGTGATAGCACTAAGATAAGGGATTTATTTCGACGTTTTATTTGGTAAGCACAACTTGATGTCATATGTTGTTTACATACCAATGTTCTGCTGTCCCCAGATTCCTAATGGAAAAGTCACATGGTTCTTCTGATGTACGTGTTATTCTAATTCAAGcaatttttctcaaatttggtGTGACGATTCTTTTTGGAATTCCAGGTTTGGGCAGGTCCACTGTCTGGAGAGCGCTTGGTTGTAGCCCTGTGGAATCGATGTGACAACAGCACAGCCATCACTGTTGAATGGGAGACTATTGGCCTAGAAAATACAACTGTTGTTTCAATCAGAGATCTCTGGCAGGTAACCTTGATTTGTCtgtattactttttttcttaattgtttcttctctctttatgcAACTGCACTGACGTCAACATTCTGTATGGCAGCATCAGGATTTATCAGAAAATGCAGCCGGTTCTTTCAGTGCGACAGTGGAGTCTCATGCTTGtgaaatgtatatattttcaCCTTCTTCGGTCAGTCACACCATGATAGAACAAGTGTAATCGCTTTAGAACCTCAACGTGTAAACTGTATTTCTAGAATATCAATCTGTTAATAGTAATGTAAGCAGAACAGTCTCCTGGTATCTGCTATTGTCAATACTGCACAAAAATGTATCGCAGTTCCTGTTGTCCTTCCCAAATCTTTTAAAGCATTGTCCGTTTTCTTGTGCATGACGTCCCGTCATGAAACAGTTGGTTTTCTGCTGAAATGTTGTCACCCATTAGAATTGAAAGTCGAGGTTGTAAAGTGATCTCAGAATCTCTCTTGGACGGACGAGTTGAAGTGAAAACATGGACGGAACGGTTGGAGGACGGGTTTTATGGAGAAAAATTAGAAGGCATTAGACTTAATGATGAGCTCAGAAAATTTGAACCAATCATCCAATTGTTAAACCGATAAAATTTGAATTAATCTTCCATCTTGTGCTGGATTTGGTCCATCTTCATTTAGGCAGCAGTATCGAGCGACATTGCTCTTTAACATAATATGCATCGCAAATCGGCTATAGCAGACAATTGTAGCTGCTTCTGGTTCAGTTTTGCCTAATTTTTTCTTTGGCCATGTGAAATATAAGGTCAGTGGATAATGTGCCCCTTCGCGATTTTCAGGAAGACGCTACGATAGTGTCTCGGCTAGTTTCCTGTGCATTTTCTGCCACTTGGTTAAGCTCATACGTGTTTTGCTTAGCATCTGCGTAACCAGCAggttttccccttcttttttccttaggCCACTACATTTTTTTAAGAGCAGTTAAGCAACAGCAACACACTACATTTTCTCTAAGAACAGTTTAGCAACAACAAGAcattgttattatctcataaatccaCTTAAAAAAATagagcaaattcataaaacacttgttaTTGTTATAGTTTGTTATAGTGTTTTATATTTTGGTCCTTTGGGCAAGTTCATGGAAGATGTTACTGTTACAAGACAGCCCCAAAAGTATTTCGAATTTACTTCATTTT encodes the following:
- the LOC116262350 gene encoding alpha-galactosidase 3 encodes the protein MSPHVSLSLLLLFVSAFSYYCIAVPVVPLLESGENSQAPKSRTNVFDNSKYGILQLDNGLARTPQMGWNSWNFFACDINEKVIKETADALISTGLADLGYVYVNIDDCWSSKLRNLKGELVPNRRTFPSGIKALADYIHERGLKLGIYSDAGIFTCQVRPGSLFHETEDATTFAFWGVDYLKYDNCYNLGIKPQKRYPPMRDALNATGRTIFYSLCEWGVEDPALWAGGVGNSWRTTDDITDSWISMTTIADLNDKWAAYAGPGGWNDPDMLEVGNGGMTYQEYRSHFSIWALMKAPLLIGCDVRNMTAETLEILSNREVIDVNQDSLGVQGRKVSTAGSSGCSQVWAGPLSGERLVVALWNRCDNSTAITVEWETIGLENTTVVSIRDLWQHQDLSENAAGSFSATVESHACEMYIFSPSSVSHTMIEQV